The Balneola sp. MJW-20 genome window below encodes:
- a CDS encoding glycosyltransferase family 2 protein has protein sequence MESESRTYRSPSVTVGIPALNEENHIGKVISIFLSTGYDQLEEILVADGGSTDRTREIVEEWSAKDERVKLLENPDKFQSFGLNRMIASAKGEIFLRADAHCEYEIDYLEKCVENLQRPGVKNAGGAALFLAENLVQAGTAIAIKSVLGNGGAKHYNPDYEGYSDTVPMGCFWTKDLRKLKGFTESNHTNEDAEINYRIQKELNGKIYISPEIKLWYYPRKSFGSLFKQYFRYGRGRYLTGHMHEGRIPFRSKAPFIFIGIMLIFLLMDQLFLNRLLGSHYILGAAIFILLFESVRMSFKEKDYFDEKIWRNEPKKPPSSVVLASSSFIAFLIMHLAHFTGYGYQLIKNKVFRKQGW, from the coding sequence ATCGAATCTGAATCACGTACATATCGATCGCCAAGTGTAACTGTTGGTATTCCGGCATTAAATGAAGAGAACCATATTGGTAAAGTTATATCAATATTCTTGAGCACCGGTTATGACCAACTGGAAGAGATACTGGTGGCGGACGGGGGGAGTACAGATCGAACCCGCGAAATCGTTGAGGAGTGGTCAGCAAAGGACGAAAGAGTTAAACTTTTAGAAAACCCCGACAAATTTCAGTCTTTTGGGTTGAACCGAATGATTGCTTCAGCAAAGGGTGAGATCTTTTTAAGAGCAGATGCCCATTGTGAATATGAAATAGACTATTTAGAAAAATGTGTGGAGAATCTGCAAAGACCCGGGGTTAAAAATGCCGGAGGAGCCGCATTATTTCTTGCGGAGAACCTGGTACAGGCAGGCACTGCGATCGCTATTAAGAGTGTTCTGGGTAATGGCGGAGCCAAACATTATAACCCGGATTATGAAGGGTACTCTGATACCGTTCCGATGGGCTGTTTCTGGACAAAAGACCTCAGAAAGTTAAAGGGTTTTACAGAATCCAACCATACGAATGAAGATGCTGAAATCAACTACCGGATTCAGAAAGAATTGAATGGAAAGATATATATAAGTCCTGAGATCAAACTTTGGTACTATCCAAGAAAGTCCTTTGGTAGTTTATTCAAACAATATTTCCGATATGGAAGAGGACGGTATCTCACAGGCCATATGCATGAAGGCAGAATACCATTCAGAAGTAAGGCTCCGTTCATTTTCATTGGGATAATGCTCATCTTCCTTCTTATGGATCAGTTATTTTTAAACAGATTACTGGGATCCCATTATATTTTAGGAGCTGCAATATTTATACTTCTGTTTGAATCAGTAAGGATGTCTTTCAAGGAAAAAGATTATTTCGACGAGAAAATTTGGAGGAATGAACCCAAAAAACCACCTTCCTCAGTCGTATTAGCATCCTCATCTTTTATTGCATTCCTGATCATGCATCTTGCACATTTTACAGGGTATGGATATCAACTTATTAAAAATAAGGTCTTCAGAAAACAGGGCTGGTAG
- a CDS encoding glycosyltransferase family 4 protein, whose amino-acid sequence MNRSGRLKVVQISSVHPSFDTRIFHKICKSLVGGGFDVDLIIQHPNDEKIDGVNIISLPVAKKKSDRLIKVIPALVLKCIKYPPDTVFHFHDPELIPLGMFLKFVGYKVIYDVHEDVPEDIKSKKWIPAFLRSTLSYLVNKMEVAGKNFFDHTVVVTSKIKERLDSDRTVLIQNFPILSDKEPIDAEFRGRNAVFYLGDITRIRGLFEDIKAVEIANNESGIELIMGGKFSPLELRNELEEMPGWKYVNFVGWIPREEFNDHAERSFAGLVTFHPEPNHIDAQPNKLFEYMYAGLPVIASDFPLWRNIVKANKCGILVDPLDPEDIANAILSLKKDPDLAMGMGKNGRRAVIRQYNWANEEEKLLQAYRNLLGA is encoded by the coding sequence ATGAATAGATCAGGTCGCCTTAAGGTAGTTCAGATTTCTTCGGTGCACCCGTCCTTTGATACAAGGATCTTTCATAAGATATGTAAGTCCTTAGTAGGCGGTGGATTTGATGTAGACCTGATCATTCAGCATCCGAACGACGAAAAAATTGATGGGGTGAATATCATTTCACTACCCGTAGCAAAGAAAAAATCGGACAGGCTGATCAAAGTGATTCCGGCCCTGGTGCTGAAATGCATTAAATATCCTCCGGATACGGTTTTCCATTTTCATGATCCGGAACTAATACCATTGGGTATGTTTCTGAAGTTCGTTGGATATAAAGTGATCTACGATGTGCATGAAGATGTACCGGAAGATATTAAGAGCAAAAAGTGGATCCCAGCTTTTTTGAGAAGTACCCTAAGTTACCTGGTCAATAAAATGGAGGTCGCGGGAAAAAACTTTTTTGACCACACGGTAGTAGTTACCTCAAAGATCAAAGAGCGATTAGACTCAGATAGAACGGTCTTAATTCAGAATTTCCCGATACTTTCTGATAAAGAGCCAATAGATGCAGAGTTTAGAGGTAGAAATGCAGTATTCTATCTGGGTGATATCACCAGGATCCGGGGTCTTTTCGAGGATATAAAGGCAGTAGAAATTGCTAACAATGAGTCCGGTATAGAATTGATCATGGGAGGTAAATTTTCCCCACTAGAGCTCAGAAATGAGTTGGAGGAAATGCCCGGTTGGAAATATGTAAATTTTGTTGGCTGGATCCCCAGAGAAGAGTTTAATGATCATGCTGAAAGATCTTTCGCCGGTTTGGTAACTTTTCATCCGGAGCCTAATCATATAGATGCTCAGCCAAACAAACTTTTTGAATATATGTATGCGGGTTTGCCGGTGATCGCATCCGATTTTCCATTGTGGAGAAACATAGTAAAAGCAAACAAGTGCGGGATACTTGTCGACCCGCTGGATCCGGAAGATATAGCGAATGCCATACTATCCTTAAAAAAAGACCCTGACCTTGCAATGGGAATGGGCAAGAATGGCAGAAGAGCAGTGATCAGGCAGTATAACTGGGCTAACGAAGAAGAGAAACTTCTTCAGGCTTACCGAAACCTGCTCGGTGCCTAA